One Comamonas endophytica DNA window includes the following coding sequences:
- a CDS encoding type III secretion system chaperone yields the protein MPEDPYLILLDALARRLPGVEPARLVQAQCLQMNNRRIDFFVQRDASDRGEDRIVLRCDVVQLPAPASEEVCRQLLHANNLWAGTHGATLALRGDDTVMLGISARIASLDGAGLAHMLNSLYREAGRWVEKLTHTDDALAMFLEMRV from the coding sequence ATGCCTGAAGATCCCTATCTGATTTTGCTTGATGCGCTGGCGCGCCGCCTGCCCGGTGTGGAGCCGGCGCGCCTGGTGCAGGCACAGTGCCTGCAGATGAACAATCGGCGCATTGATTTTTTCGTGCAACGCGATGCCAGCGATCGGGGTGAGGACCGCATCGTTCTGCGCTGCGACGTGGTGCAGTTGCCGGCCCCCGCATCCGAGGAAGTCTGCCGGCAACTGCTGCATGCCAACAACCTCTGGGCCGGCACGCATGGCGCGACGCTGGCGCTGCGCGGAGACGACACCGTCATGCTTGGCATCTCGGCACGAATCGCGTCGTTGGACGGCGCTGGACTGGCCCATATGCTCAACAGCCTGTACCGCGAGGCCGGACGCTGGGTGGAGAAGCTCACGCATACCGATGACGCGCTTGCCATGTTCCTTGAAATGCGCGTTTGA